In one Komagataeibacter sp. FNDCR2 genomic region, the following are encoded:
- a CDS encoding B12-binding domain-containing radical SAM protein, which yields MSKTDLKLLIIQPSHYRSKTDRTIFKTRRRQMVPLALPYLAALTPPEWTVTLLDEQLEDIDFDTPVDVVALSAWTLHSPRAYDIAAEFRRRGVKVIMGGPHVFFYADEAAEHCDAVGVGEAEPIWRTMLEDAAAGRLQKIYRAAPLKELNNLPAPRYDLLDLKKFGPFRTFAVQSSRGCPFVCDFCSERFYLGGRFRWRPVDQMVSELERIKNKSSHFFFGESNFGGKKSRAMELMEGLVPLKIRWSTLWSSNLCLDTEFLDLARRSGVMHVNIGIESIDAEMLQDMKKGWNKASRYGEMFENLRKRDISYSLNFIFGFDNEHPDVYDATLSFLQAHKVPAAYFNILTPTKGTALFERMKKAGRIIDPEDIDRWPGQVCHIFPKNCTPGQMEERIQGMYRKFYSMRSMVHRLPFPRTRSEMATWILNMTERRMAFSSTGNNDFDIY from the coding sequence ATGTCCAAGACAGATCTCAAGCTGCTGATCATCCAGCCTTCGCATTACCGGTCCAAGACCGACAGGACCATTTTCAAAACCAGACGACGACAGATGGTGCCCCTTGCCCTGCCGTACCTTGCCGCGCTGACCCCGCCCGAATGGACCGTCACGCTGCTTGATGAGCAGCTGGAGGATATCGATTTCGATACGCCGGTTGATGTCGTCGCCCTGAGTGCGTGGACACTGCATTCGCCGCGTGCGTACGACATCGCCGCCGAATTCCGCAGGCGTGGCGTCAAGGTGATCATGGGGGGGCCGCATGTGTTCTTCTATGCCGATGAAGCCGCCGAACACTGCGATGCGGTCGGCGTGGGCGAGGCCGAACCCATCTGGCGCACCATGCTGGAAGATGCCGCCGCGGGCAGGTTGCAGAAAATCTATCGTGCCGCACCGCTCAAGGAACTGAACAACCTGCCGGCCCCGCGTTACGACCTGCTGGATCTGAAAAAATTCGGGCCTTTCCGTACCTTCGCCGTGCAGTCTTCGCGTGGCTGCCCGTTCGTATGTGATTTCTGTTCCGAACGGTTCTATCTGGGGGGGCGTTTCCGCTGGCGGCCCGTGGACCAGATGGTCAGTGAACTGGAGCGGATCAAGAACAAGAGCAGCCACTTCTTCTTTGGGGAAAGCAATTTTGGCGGCAAGAAAAGCCGCGCGATGGAGCTGATGGAAGGGCTGGTGCCGCTCAAAATTCGCTGGTCCACGCTATGGTCGTCCAATCTGTGCCTCGATACCGAATTTCTGGATCTGGCGCGGCGCAGCGGTGTGATGCACGTCAATATCGGCATTGAAAGCATTGATGCCGAGATGCTGCAGGACATGAAGAAAGGCTGGAACAAGGCCAGCCGTTATGGCGAGATGTTCGAGAACCTGCGCAAGCGCGACATCAGCTACTCGCTCAATTTCATTTTTGGTTTCGATAACGAACACCCGGATGTCTATGACGCCACCCTCTCCTTTCTTCAGGCGCACAAGGTACCGGCCGCCTATTTCAATATCCTGACCCCCACCAAGGGCACTGCCCTGTTCGAGCGGATGAAGAAGGCTGGCCGGATCATCGACCCCGAGGATATTGACCGCTGGCCGGGGCAGGTCTGCCACATCTTCCCCAAGAACTGCACGCCGGGCCAGATGGAGGAACGTATTCAGGGGATGTACCGCAAGTTCTACAGCATGCGTTCCATGGTGCATCGCCTGCCTTTCCCGCGTACGCGCTCGGAAATGGCGACATGGATTCTGAACATGACGGAACGGCGCATGGCCTTTTCCTCTACCGGGAACAATGACTTTGATATCTATTGA
- a CDS encoding pyruvate, water dikinase regulatory protein, whose amino-acid sequence MSEAEPIILHLVSEATGQALEAVMRACGAQFQDTEFSPRNWNLIRTRMQVARVLAGIRAEPGPVLSSLTSPDLQAMLREGCGRVGVQVKNILDGTIHFLEQQTGIVAERHPGGQYVMDNTYRRRIDAMQYVIAHDDGQKATDLTKADVILVGVSRTSKTPTCFYLANRGIRAANIPLVPHAPLPAGLEDFPGLVVGLTIDPHTLLEIRRSRVGMMLPGRSMAMPGMSETSVKPYIDPESVHEELHWARRLCARHKWPVINVTHRSVEETAAAIIDILEHDGTGHKLPEHDT is encoded by the coding sequence ATGAGTGAAGCAGAGCCGATTATCCTGCATCTGGTGTCCGAGGCGACGGGGCAGGCGCTGGAAGCGGTCATGCGCGCCTGCGGCGCCCAGTTCCAGGATACTGAATTTTCGCCGCGCAACTGGAACCTGATCCGGACCCGCATGCAGGTGGCCCGCGTGCTGGCCGGGATCAGGGCGGAACCGGGGCCGGTACTCTCCTCGCTCACCTCGCCCGACCTGCAGGCCATGCTGCGTGAGGGATGTGGACGGGTGGGGGTGCAGGTCAAGAATATTCTTGATGGAACGATCCATTTCCTGGAACAGCAGACCGGAATCGTGGCGGAGCGCCATCCGGGCGGCCAGTATGTCATGGATAACACCTATCGGCGGCGCATCGACGCGATGCAGTACGTCATTGCGCATGATGACGGCCAGAAAGCGACGGATCTTACAAAAGCGGATGTGATTCTGGTGGGAGTGTCGCGCACATCGAAAACACCCACCTGCTTCTATCTGGCCAATCGCGGGATCCGGGCCGCCAATATTCCGCTGGTGCCGCATGCCCCGTTGCCCGCCGGGCTTGAAGATTTTCCCGGCCTTGTGGTGGGTCTTACGATTGATCCGCATACATTGCTGGAAATCCGCCGCTCCCGCGTGGGCATGATGCTGCCGGGACGTTCCATGGCGATGCCCGGCATGTCCGAAACCTCGGTAAAACCTTATATCGACCCTGAGAGTGTGCATGAAGAACTGCACTGGGCGCGACGTTTATGCGCGCGGCATAAATGGCCGGTCATCAATGTCACCCACCGTTCGGTGGAAGAAACGGCGGCGGCCATTATCGACATACTCGAGCATGACGGCACGGGTCATAAACTGCCGGAACATGATACGTAA
- the ppdK gene encoding pyruvate, phosphate dikinase: MTKWVYSFGDGLNEGRAEMRNLLGGKGANLAEMASIGLPVPPGFTITTEVCSAFYDNGRKYPDALQAQVADALRRVEKSMGLRFGDADAPLLVSVRSGARVSMPGMMDTVLNLGLNDQTVEGLARSSGDARFAWDSYRRFIQMYGSVVMGVAHHHFEDVLEHFKRANGVEDDTAVTAEQWRTIVADYRLIISTHAGADFPNDPQDQLWGAIGAVFGSWMNPRANTYRRLHEIPASWGTAVNVQSMVFGNMGDDCATGVCFTRDPSTGENVFYGEYLINAQGEDVVAGIRTPQPMACARAEAGQNPMETVLPEAYGELMRVRSILETHYKDMQDIEFTVQRNVLYILQTRSGKRTAAAALKIAIDMAREGLITQEDAIRRVPASSLDQLLHPTLDPKAERVQLTRGLPASPGAAAGAVVFSAEECEARAAKGEDVILVRIETSPEDVHGMHAARGVLTTRGGMTSHAAVVARGMGRVCVAGAGSIHVDYAAGTMSVGTHTIAQGEWITLDGGTGAVFAGRVPTIPPTLSDDFNTLMGWADGVRRLGVRANAETPEDARTARRFGAEGIGLARTEHMFFGPDRIGFVRQMIIADAEDVRQKAIAALLPFQRDDFASLFRIMAGLPVTVRLLDPPLHEFLPHADAEMAEVATALGRSVDEIRARCAALAETNPMLGHRGCRLGLTSPEIYAMQVRALIQAAVLVEKETGKPIRPEIMIPLVATQAELAATRRAAEDEIARVLKEEGTNLDYDIGTMIELPRAALQADRIAEYADFFSFGTNDLTQTTFGLSRDDAGSFLPYYVDQGLLPRDPFVSIDRDGVGALVRIGVERGRQTQPDLKLGICGEHGGDPDSIAFFDEVGLDYVSCSPFRVPVARLAAAQAALAARQRVGSPA, from the coding sequence ATGACCAAATGGGTTTACAGCTTCGGAGATGGCCTGAACGAGGGACGCGCGGAGATGCGCAACCTTCTGGGCGGCAAGGGCGCCAACCTGGCGGAGATGGCATCGATCGGGCTGCCCGTGCCGCCCGGCTTTACCATTACGACGGAAGTCTGTTCGGCCTTTTATGACAATGGCCGGAAATATCCCGACGCGCTGCAGGCGCAGGTGGCGGACGCCCTGCGCCGGGTCGAGAAATCGATGGGCCTGCGCTTTGGCGATGCGGATGCGCCGCTTCTGGTCTCGGTCCGTTCCGGCGCGCGGGTGTCCATGCCCGGCATGATGGATACCGTGCTGAACCTTGGCCTGAACGACCAGACGGTGGAAGGGCTCGCCCGCTCATCGGGCGATGCGCGTTTTGCATGGGACAGCTACCGGCGGTTCATCCAGATGTACGGCTCGGTCGTGATGGGCGTGGCCCACCATCATTTCGAGGATGTGCTGGAGCATTTCAAGCGCGCCAATGGCGTGGAGGACGATACGGCCGTCACGGCGGAGCAGTGGCGCACCATCGTGGCGGATTACCGCCTGATCATCAGCACCCACGCGGGCGCGGATTTTCCCAACGACCCGCAGGACCAGCTCTGGGGGGCGATCGGGGCGGTGTTCGGGTCATGGATGAACCCGCGCGCCAACACCTATCGCAGGCTGCATGAAATCCCGGCCTCATGGGGCACGGCGGTCAATGTGCAGTCCATGGTGTTCGGCAACATGGGCGATGACTGCGCCACGGGCGTCTGCTTTACCCGCGACCCCTCCACCGGGGAAAACGTGTTCTACGGCGAATACCTGATCAACGCGCAGGGCGAGGACGTGGTGGCGGGCATCCGCACACCCCAGCCCATGGCCTGCGCGCGCGCCGAAGCGGGTCAGAACCCGATGGAAACCGTGCTGCCGGAAGCCTATGGCGAACTCATGCGCGTGCGCTCCATACTGGAGACGCATTACAAGGACATGCAGGACATCGAATTCACCGTCCAGCGCAACGTCCTGTACATTCTCCAGACCCGCAGCGGCAAGCGCACCGCCGCCGCCGCGCTGAAAATCGCCATCGACATGGCGCGTGAGGGGCTGATTACGCAGGAAGACGCCATCCGCAGGGTGCCGGCCTCCTCGCTCGACCAGCTTCTGCATCCCACCCTCGACCCCAAGGCCGAGCGCGTGCAGCTGACCCGTGGCCTCCCGGCCTCACCGGGTGCGGCGGCGGGGGCAGTCGTCTTCTCGGCGGAGGAATGTGAGGCCCGCGCGGCGAAGGGGGAGGACGTGATCCTCGTCCGTATCGAAACCTCGCCCGAGGACGTGCATGGCATGCATGCCGCCCGTGGCGTGCTGACCACCCGTGGCGGCATGACCTCGCACGCTGCTGTCGTAGCGCGTGGAATGGGGCGTGTGTGCGTGGCGGGCGCGGGCAGCATTCATGTCGATTACGCGGCGGGCACCATGAGCGTGGGAACCCACACCATCGCGCAGGGTGAGTGGATCACGCTCGATGGCGGCACGGGCGCGGTCTTTGCGGGGCGTGTGCCGACCATTCCGCCCACGCTGTCCGATGACTTCAATACGCTCATGGGCTGGGCGGACGGCGTGCGCCGCCTTGGCGTGCGCGCCAATGCCGAAACCCCGGAAGACGCCCGCACCGCGCGCCGCTTCGGGGCGGAGGGTATCGGCCTTGCACGTACCGAGCACATGTTCTTCGGTCCGGACCGCATCGGCTTTGTCCGCCAGATGATCATTGCCGATGCCGAGGACGTGCGCCAGAAGGCCATCGCGGCGCTGCTGCCGTTCCAGCGCGACGACTTCGCCAGCCTGTTCCGCATCATGGCCGGGCTGCCGGTAACGGTGCGCCTGCTGGATCCGCCGCTGCATGAATTCCTGCCGCATGCCGATGCTGAAATGGCCGAGGTCGCAACCGCGCTGGGCAGGAGCGTGGACGAAATCCGCGCCCGTTGCGCGGCGCTGGCCGAGACCAACCCGATGCTGGGCCATCGTGGCTGCCGCCTGGGCCTGACCAGCCCGGAAATCTACGCCATGCAGGTCCGGGCCCTGATCCAGGCCGCCGTGCTGGTGGAAAAGGAGACGGGCAAGCCCATCCGGCCGGAAATCATGATCCCGCTGGTGGCGACACAGGCCGAACTCGCCGCCACCCGCCGCGCGGCGGAGGACGAGATCGCGCGCGTGCTGAAGGAAGAAGGCACGAACCTCGATTACGACATCGGCACCATGATCGAGCTGCCCCGTGCCGCCCTTCAGGCCGACCGTATCGCGGAATATGCCGATTTCTTCTCATTCGGTACCAATGACCTGACCCAGACTACATTTGGTCTGTCGCGTGATGATGCGGGATCGTTCCTGCCTTATTACGTCGATCAGGGGCTGCTCCCGCGCGACCCGTTCGTGTCCATTGACCGTGATGGCGTGGGCGCGCTTGTCCGGATCGGTGTGGAACGTGGGCGGCAGACCCAGCCGGACCTGAAGCTGGGCATCTGCGGGGAACATGGCGGTGACCCTGATTCCATCGCGTTCTTTGATGAGGTGGGGCTGGACTATGTTTCGTGTTCCCCCTTCCGCGTGCCGGTCGCGCGCCTTGCGGCCGCCCAGGCGGCGCTGGCGGCAAGGCAGCGGGTCGGCTCCCCGGCCTGA
- a CDS encoding DUF3311 domain-containing protein: MKKAICLLLPFAGLLWVPLYNRHDPVLFGFPFFYWYQLAWVPVTSVLIWAAWKSERQS, encoded by the coding sequence ATGAAAAAAGCCATATGCCTCCTGCTGCCCTTTGCCGGGCTCCTGTGGGTGCCGCTCTATAACCGGCATGATCCGGTGCTGTTCGGTTTCCCGTTCTTTTATTGGTACCAGCTTGCCTGGGTCCCCGTAACATCCGTCCTGATCTGGGCAGCGTGGAAGTCGGAACGGCAGTCATGA
- a CDS encoding sodium:solute symporter produces the protein MNTSTLPDNAAIAVFVLCFLATIVLGSTVRLWRPLLARRKATAHHTEGEEWGLGGREFGAWVTWFLVGGDFYTAYTVIAVPALVYSTGGFGFFALPYTIIVYPFIFAVMPRLWTIARDGGHATAADIVRARFGSRTLEMAVALSGLIAVLPYIALQLIGIRTVIEALGFTGMLPLLIAFFSLAGYTWLGGLHAPALTAFIKDVMIYIAVLAAVIIVPIHLGGYGAMFHTAAQHLPDAPGGHILGQGQIVPYATLALSSAFAAFLYPHTLTGILAAKSADTIRQNAVFLPVYTIVLGLIALLGLMAHAAGIVTTSSSQVVPQLFLAIFPSWFAGFCFAAIAIGALVPASVMAIGAANLIMHNILPSRADSVTGSRIAGFAVKVGALGCVVFLNAKFAIDLQLLGGVIILQTFPALIMGLLPLRLPARALITGWIVGSVSGLALCWVDGLKPVHPVAFAGFSASVSTGLLALGINMTVTFALAAAMRLATGASPATLQTQEGARR, from the coding sequence ATGAACACATCCACATTACCGGACAATGCCGCCATTGCCGTGTTCGTCCTGTGCTTCCTGGCCACCATCGTGCTGGGCAGCACGGTCCGGCTGTGGCGTCCGCTTCTCGCACGCCGCAAAGCCACCGCCCACCATACGGAAGGTGAGGAATGGGGACTGGGAGGGCGCGAATTCGGCGCCTGGGTCACGTGGTTCCTGGTCGGGGGGGATTTCTATACCGCCTATACGGTCATCGCCGTGCCGGCGCTGGTCTATTCAACCGGGGGCTTCGGCTTTTTCGCGCTGCCGTACACCATTATCGTCTATCCCTTCATATTCGCCGTCATGCCCCGGCTGTGGACCATCGCGCGCGATGGGGGGCACGCCACGGCGGCGGATATCGTACGCGCGCGCTTCGGCAGCCGCACGCTTGAAATGGCCGTGGCGCTTAGTGGCCTGATTGCCGTGCTGCCCTATATCGCACTCCAGCTTATCGGTATCCGCACCGTGATCGAGGCGCTGGGCTTTACCGGCATGCTGCCGCTCCTGATCGCCTTCTTCTCCCTTGCCGGGTACACATGGCTTGGGGGGCTGCATGCGCCGGCGCTGACCGCCTTCATCAAGGATGTAATGATCTATATCGCGGTACTGGCGGCGGTCATTATCGTGCCGATCCATCTGGGCGGGTACGGGGCCATGTTCCACACCGCCGCACAGCATCTGCCCGATGCGCCGGGCGGGCATATTCTTGGGCAGGGGCAGATTGTGCCCTACGCCACGCTTGCGCTTTCCTCCGCCTTCGCGGCGTTCCTTTACCCCCATACGCTGACCGGCATCCTTGCGGCGAAGTCAGCCGATACGATCCGGCAGAACGCCGTATTCCTGCCTGTCTATACCATCGTGCTGGGGCTGATCGCGCTGCTTGGTCTCATGGCGCATGCGGCGGGGATTGTGACAACGTCTTCCTCTCAGGTGGTGCCGCAGCTTTTCCTGGCCATTTTCCCTTCATGGTTCGCCGGGTTCTGCTTCGCCGCAATCGCGATTGGTGCGCTGGTGCCCGCCTCCGTCATGGCGATCGGGGCGGCCAATCTGATCATGCACAATATCCTGCCCAGCCGGGCGGATTCGGTCACGGGCTCGCGCATTGCCGGGTTTGCGGTGAAAGTGGGCGCGCTGGGCTGTGTGGTGTTCCTGAACGCCAAATTCGCAATTGACCTGCAATTGCTGGGCGGCGTCATTATCCTGCAGACATTTCCCGCCCTGATCATGGGCCTGCTGCCGCTGCGGCTGCCCGCGCGCGCGCTGATCACCGGCTGGATTGTCGGGTCCGTATCGGGACTGGCGCTATGCTGGGTGGATGGGCTGAAGCCGGTGCACCCCGTCGCCTTTGCCGGTTTCTCGGCTTCCGTTTCAACCGGACTGCTGGCGCTGGGCATCAACATGACCGTGACATTCGCACTGGCGGCGGCCATGCGTCTCGCCACGGGGGCCTCCCCCGCCACCCTGCAGACACAGGAGGGAGCGCGGCGGTAG
- a CDS encoding bacterioferritin-associated ferredoxin gives MFVCSCNMLTDADVETAVRNGAVRPKEVYESKGCRAQCGNCVPGVVCILRQLARQGCMAVTEGAHLSGDLQPT, from the coding sequence ATGTTTGTCTGCTCTTGTAATATGCTGACGGATGCGGATGTGGAGACGGCCGTGCGTAACGGCGCGGTCAGGCCGAAAGAGGTCTATGAATCCAAGGGCTGCCGCGCGCAGTGCGGCAACTGCGTGCCGGGGGTGGTGTGCATCCTGCGCCAGCTTGCCCGGCAGGGATGCATGGCCGTGACGGAGGGCGCGCACCTGTCCGGTGACCTGCAGCCAACCTGA
- a CDS encoding NAD-dependent succinate-semialdehyde dehydrogenase, whose protein sequence is MAYTTTNPYTGEKLKTFPEATDQEVQTALTDAYEAFKAWRHVSFAERAKVMTNAAAILRRDIDKYARLLTLEMGKLYGEAKLETELSAEIFEYYAANAERLLTPETLPVADPKEGKAVLVHQPQGIVFAIEPWNFPYYQIARIIAPQLSAGNTVLLKHASNVPQCAGAFDALMQEAGLPKGAFRNLYAARHHTEVILSDPRVCGVALTGSEGAGAIVAGVAAKALKKSTMELGGSDAFIVLEDADLEKTVKWAVFGRHWNAGQVCVSAKRMIVVDAVYDRFVDLYKKGVAELKAGDPMDPATTLAPLSSQKAADELAAQVEEAKKHGAVVETIGAPVPNDGAFFRPLLMTNLHKDNEARLWEFFGPVTQLYRAKDEADAIRIANDSPFGLGGSVFTKDTKRGVKVAEQIYTGMVYVNHPTMVKADLPFGGVARSGYGRELIGLGIKEFVNHKLIDVVDIDAPF, encoded by the coding sequence ATGGCTTATACAACAACAAACCCCTATACCGGCGAGAAGCTGAAGACCTTCCCCGAAGCAACGGATCAGGAAGTCCAGACCGCCCTGACCGATGCGTATGAAGCGTTCAAGGCATGGCGTCATGTCTCCTTTGCCGAACGTGCGAAGGTCATGACGAACGCCGCGGCCATCCTGCGTCGCGATATCGACAAATACGCCCGGCTGCTCACCCTTGAAATGGGCAAGCTTTATGGGGAAGCGAAGCTGGAAACCGAACTTTCGGCGGAAATCTTTGAATATTACGCCGCGAATGCCGAACGCCTGCTGACCCCCGAAACACTGCCCGTCGCCGACCCGAAGGAAGGCAAGGCGGTTCTGGTCCACCAGCCGCAGGGCATCGTTTTCGCGATCGAACCGTGGAACTTCCCCTACTACCAGATCGCCCGCATCATCGCGCCACAGCTTTCCGCCGGGAACACGGTGCTGCTCAAGCATGCATCCAACGTGCCGCAGTGCGCCGGAGCCTTTGACGCCCTGATGCAGGAAGCCGGCCTGCCCAAGGGCGCGTTCCGTAACCTGTACGCCGCCCGCCATCATACCGAGGTGATCCTGAGCGACCCGCGCGTGTGTGGTGTGGCGCTGACCGGCTCCGAAGGGGCCGGGGCGATCGTGGCCGGTGTCGCGGCCAAGGCGCTCAAGAAATCCACGATGGAACTGGGCGGTTCGGACGCCTTCATCGTGCTGGAAGACGCGGACCTGGAAAAGACGGTGAAGTGGGCGGTGTTCGGCCGCCACTGGAATGCCGGTCAGGTCTGTGTCTCGGCCAAGCGGATGATCGTGGTGGACGCGGTCTATGACAGGTTCGTCGACCTGTACAAAAAGGGCGTGGCCGAACTGAAGGCCGGCGACCCGATGGACCCGGCCACGACGCTGGCGCCCCTGTCCTCGCAGAAGGCGGCTGATGAACTGGCGGCGCAGGTTGAGGAAGCCAAGAAGCACGGTGCGGTTGTGGAGACCATCGGTGCGCCGGTGCCCAATGACGGGGCTTTCTTCCGTCCGCTGCTCATGACCAACCTGCACAAGGACAATGAAGCCCGCCTGTGGGAATTCTTTGGTCCCGTCACGCAGCTTTACCGCGCCAAGGACGAGGCGGACGCCATCCGTATCGCCAATGACTCCCCGTTCGGGCTGGGTGGCTCCGTCTTTACGAAGGACACCAAGCGCGGCGTGAAGGTGGCCGAACAGATCTATACCGGCATGGTCTATGTAAACCACCCGACCATGGTGAAGGCGGATCTGCCGTTTGGTGGCGTGGCCCGTTCCGGCTATGGCCGTGAACTGATTGGCCTTGGCATCAAGGAATTCGTCAATCACAAACTGATCGACGTGGTGGATATCGACGCGCCGTTCTAA
- a CDS encoding phosphatase PAP2 family protein gives MIRFITDFADQGDILPVVATVTAVMVWREWRRGASVWLGTVVLTLALMLVLKIVGLCYAVSMQAPVFSPSGHVASACLVYGSLLIMMGREAFIGLPTLTMVPLMFVAAVMAYTRLVLHAHSVSEVITGAMIGSIAAVVLGFKCGPVPKALWLYLLPAVVGSAFLFHGRHLGAEVAIRHLVLSEGSSVSHFVYRMLV, from the coding sequence ATGATACGTTTCATCACCGATTTTGCCGATCAGGGCGATATTCTGCCGGTCGTGGCTACGGTCACGGCCGTTATGGTCTGGCGGGAATGGCGGCGTGGCGCCTCCGTCTGGCTTGGCACGGTTGTCCTGACACTGGCGCTCATGCTGGTCCTGAAAATCGTGGGCCTGTGTTACGCCGTGTCCATGCAGGCGCCCGTTTTCAGTCCCAGTGGCCATGTGGCATCGGCCTGCCTTGTATATGGCAGCCTGTTGATCATGATGGGACGGGAGGCGTTTATCGGTCTTCCCACCCTGACGATGGTGCCCCTGATGTTCGTGGCGGCCGTCATGGCCTATACCCGGCTTGTATTACACGCCCATTCGGTGTCCGAGGTCATAACGGGCGCCATGATCGGATCAATAGCCGCTGTGGTGCTGGGCTTCAAATGCGGCCCGGTGCCGAAGGCGTTATGGCTTTACCTGCTGCCCGCCGTGGTCGGGAGCGCCTTCCTGTTCCATGGGCGGCACCTGGGGGCGGAGGTCGCCATCAGGCATCTGGTTCTGTCCGAGGGAAGTTCGGTAAGTCACTTCGTGTACAGAATGCTTGTCTAG
- a CDS encoding cytochrome c, with protein sequence MPDVARKILWSVLGAGAALAVVSTEPAHADEPSADLLAHGKYIATAGDCVACHTRPGGQPFAGGLSITTPMGDVISTNITPDPDHGIGKYTLQDFEKSVRHGIRRDGSRLYPAMPYVSYSGMTDDDVTALYAWFMHDVKPVAETPPATALNFPANLRITMAVWNLVAGESEPETGDATTFDKLRRGKYIAHALAHCGTCHTPRNVMLSEKADSYLAGASLLGWYAPDITSSKTSGIGDWSEDDLVAYLRTGHIDGLSQAAGPMGEVVEHSTSHLTDTDLHALAAYILQVPAMEDDAEHAPRARIGQALNAPDIRTGELTRIDNLDPMDGKGVYDANCASCHGDNGVGTSNRYVPSLFHNAVVGSGRPDNLIMTVLEGVNRTANGVHAYMPGFGQNSDVQRLSNAEIAAVVNYVTRTFGSGDHGVTPEQVATQRGETPKTP encoded by the coding sequence ATGCCTGATGTTGCACGCAAAATCCTGTGGTCGGTTCTGGGGGCGGGGGCGGCGCTTGCCGTTGTGTCCACGGAACCCGCCCACGCGGATGAGCCTTCGGCCGACCTTCTGGCGCACGGTAAATATATCGCTACGGCGGGGGACTGCGTTGCCTGCCATACCCGGCCCGGCGGCCAGCCCTTCGCGGGTGGGTTGAGCATCACGACCCCGATGGGTGATGTCATTTCAACCAATATCACCCCCGATCCCGACCACGGGATCGGCAAATATACGCTACAGGATTTCGAGAAGAGCGTGCGCCACGGCATCCGCCGTGATGGTAGCCGTCTGTACCCCGCCATGCCTTATGTCTCCTATTCCGGCATGACGGATGATGATGTCACGGCGTTGTATGCGTGGTTCATGCATGATGTGAAACCCGTGGCCGAAACCCCGCCCGCGACGGCGCTGAATTTCCCGGCCAACCTGCGCATCACCATGGCGGTGTGGAATCTGGTGGCGGGGGAAAGTGAGCCGGAAACAGGCGATGCCACGACGTTTGACAAGCTGCGCCGGGGCAAATACATCGCCCATGCGCTGGCTCATTGCGGCACGTGCCATACCCCGCGCAACGTCATGCTGAGTGAGAAAGCGGATAGTTATCTGGCCGGGGCATCCCTGCTGGGTTGGTACGCGCCCGATATTACATCCAGCAAGACCAGCGGTATCGGGGACTGGAGCGAGGATGATCTGGTGGCCTATCTGCGCACCGGCCATATCGACGGGCTAAGTCAGGCGGCCGGACCGATGGGGGAGGTGGTTGAACATAGCACCAGCCACCTGACCGATACGGACCTGCATGCCCTGGCCGCCTATATCCTTCAGGTTCCGGCCATGGAGGACGATGCCGAACACGCGCCGCGCGCACGTATCGGTCAGGCCCTGAATGCCCCCGATATCCGCACGGGCGAACTCACCCGCATCGACAACCTCGACCCGATGGATGGCAAGGGCGTGTACGACGCCAACTGCGCGTCCTGTCATGGTGATAACGGGGTGGGTACCAGCAACCGCTACGTACCTTCCCTGTTTCATAATGCCGTTGTCGGATCCGGGCGCCCGGATAACCTGATCATGACCGTTCTGGAGGGCGTGAACCGGACTGCGAACGGCGTTCATGCCTATATGCCCGGCTTTGGCCAGAATTCCGATGTGCAGCGCCTGAGCAATGCGGAAATCGCGGCCGTGGTCAATTATGTGACCCGGACCTTCGGCAGTGGCGATCACGGTGTCACGCCCGAACAGGTCGCGACCCAGCGCGGGGAAACGCCCAAAACGCCCTGA